The sequence acgaagaagatggTGCATCCATTGGTTGATAGGGCCACAAGTGACCTGCTCATTGGCCCTGATTGGGCTATGAACCTCGAGATATGTGACATGCTTAATCATGAGCCTGGGTACGACCTTTCTTcactaaatatttttctatgatcGGAAAATCCTCGATCTGGTCGATCAGAAACAATGTTCTAAAGGACAATCAATAATAGTTGAACTTATGATGTCCTAAAGAGAATACATgcaattcttctttttgatatcTTAATAACAATATTagtggtatttttttttgttaatcctaaCATGTTATACTAGATTTGTGTTGATCATTGAAGTTTTTGATGGTTTgcatttaatttggttttgatttttctttttggttctaTATCATCGTTTTTTGATATGTGAGTGTGTTTGTAGGCAAACAAGAGAGGTAGTGAGTGGCATAAAGAAGAGGCTTACTAGTAGGACTTCCAAGGTTCAGCTTTTGGCTCTTACAGTAAGTTCTATTCAATGAAATGTTCTTACATAATAATTGAAAACCAAACTTCACTTTCAGTTTGATATGCAAACAACCAATATAGTTTTTagatatttacttttattttttcccctttttcacTTCAGTTTAAACATGTATATTTGGGATTGTTACAATTGTAGTTACTAGAGACAATTATGAACAATTGTGGGGAACTTATTCATATGCAAGTTGCAGAGAAGGATATACTTCAtaagatggtgaagatggcCAAAAAGAAGGTCAGGATActatatgattctttttttttaactattgtttCATCTATGATCATTTTTGTGTCACACCAAACTTATCatgttgtttttgtaaaaattatagCCTAACATCCAAGTGAGGGAGAAGATATTGATACTTATAGATACTTGGCAAGAGAGCTTTTCAGGTCCACAAGGAAGACATCCACAATATTATGCAGCATACCAAGAACTGTTggtatgtttcatttttttgctgTAATATGCATGGTTCACatgatttcatttattttctttatctatttgCAGCGGGCAGGAACTGTATTCCCTCAAAGACCTCATACCACACTCAGTTCAGGACAAACTGGTCTTTCGATAACGTACCCTCAGAGTTCTCGTAATGCTAGACAAGCAGCTACTGATACTTCAACAGAGTCAGAATTTCCAACTTTGAGGTGTTTATCTTGATATTTATTTGCCCACTGTTTTCTAggaatattgaaaataaaaagattgatAAAATAGCATTGTTTGGTTGAAGTTTGACAGAAATTCAAAATGCTAGAGGAATAATGGATGTCTTAGCTGAAATGATGAACGCAATagataaaaacaacaaagagGTATGTTAATCCAAATTCTGAAAAGAAGGTATGTAACATTTTGGTAACATATTATATTGGTGTCACCTTTGCAGGGGCTTAAACAAGAGGTTCTTGTAGATCTCGTTGGCCAATGTCGCACCTATAAGCAAAGAGTAGTACACCTTGTAAACTCGACATCGTAAAGATCTAAAACGTTAACTTCATAATTGTGTTTTGAAATTTCTAACAGTTATGACGAATACATGATTACTATATACGTTTTGGTTCATGTGTCAGAGATGAATCATTGCTTTGCCAAGGCCTAGCCTTAAATGACGATTTGCAGCGCCTACTTGCAAAGCACGAATCCATCGCCTCTGGAAACAGTATGATAGAAAAGGAAGATAAATCTAAAAAGGAAGTTCCTAAGGACACAACTCAGATCATAGATGTTGGTTCAAGGTAAGAAACAGCTCTAGTTTTTTGGGTTCTTGACTAAGTTTGACTATgacattctaaaatatataaaatttgttttgcaGTGAAACTAAAGCTTGTACTGTTGTGGCTTCTGCAACAAATGGTCCAAAAATAGACCTTCTAAGTGGTGATGACTTTGAGACTCCGAATGCGGAAAACTCATTAGCCCTTGTTCCTCTCGGACCTCCGCAACCAAGTAGTCCCGTAGCAACGCCAGATAACTCCATTGTCTTAATCGATATGTTATCAGATAACAACTGCGAAAGCTCTACTCCTACTTCGAATCCACACGCACAGAATCAGATGGTGCAACAACATCACTCAAATGGATTTGGACCAGCTGGCCATCAAGAGCAACCTTTTTATGGACAAGGGTCATCTGGTCCTGTTTGGAATCTCCAAATTAcccaacaacaccaacaaccaTCTTCTCCTGCCTACGGAAACCAACCCTTTTCGCCTAGCTTTAGCCCGCCTGCCTCTCCTCACTATGGTATGCACTTTGGACTGAAACTCAGACTGATATTGGTACCTACAAAGACTAGCTAATTAGTATACTAACTTGTTATCTCTTTAAATTGTAAGGTGGACAAAACAACAATGTACTAGCATTACCCCCACCACCATGGGAAGCTCAATCTCCAAGCTCTAGCCCTCAATACTCTCCTACTCATCCAATGCAAGTGACTCAAGTGGTCATCACCACACACAGTCATCAACCCTTCGGTTACAACCCTCAAGGCGGGTCTCCTCATCcccagaacaacaacaacaacaacaacaacttgttCGGAATGTTCCTCCCTCCAATGACAGGAGGCCACATGCCACCCTTTGGCCACAACCCAAACGTCATAAACAACAATTACAATCCCGCCATGTACGGAGGAGGCTACGGAGGAGGACAAGCTCAGCCACCACAACAGTACCTTCTAGAACAACAAATGTACGGCATGTCTCTTCAAGAGAATGGAAACAACAATACAAACCCCTACCAagtttcttctcatcatcaacaacagccTTTGGCTCTTAACCATCCACCAATGATGAAGCCAATGAATAAGAAACCAGAAGACAAGTTGTTTGGTGATCTTGTTGAACTCTCCAAGTTCAAGAAACCCACTTCAGGACTAGCTGGTAGTATGTAAAATTTCAcaccaccatttttttttttacttcaaatttagagatttcaaaaatgtttgactttttttttattggtctaaaaatttatgttgacttttgaaataaatatcaaaactattAATCTTTTTGTCGCCGccaaataaaaattgagaaattctcacttcttcttcttcaatggagGAAGACGACGACTCGATCTCTCTCGACACTCTAGCTTCTATTAGATCACTCATTATCAACGCCGACACTTACGACTCTGTAATTTCCTCGGTGTTCGATTTCCTTACTGGTCTTCTGAGTCGAGGGGACTCGCCGATTCTTCACCACATCCTCAAGCTACTCTCCGACCTTTCCTTCCGGCGAAAGGAATTAGCACCACAGATCTTCGACTCGGTCCTTTCCAACTTACTCCGCCTTCAAAACTCCGCCGCCGTGGAATCGCTTGCTGTGCTGGCGTCGGTATCCGAAAGATACCCTAGCCTCGCCGCCGCGCTTTCCAAAATCGACGGCGAGGTATTTGCGTCGATTTGTCTCGGAGCACCTATATCGTCTCGGCTGTGGCTACTTAGGCACGCGGAGAGGTTCAATGTCCCGTCGTCCGTACTTTTCACcttgtttttagggtttaccAAGGATCCGTATCCGTATATCAGAAAACTAGCTCTGGATGGATTGATTAGTATATGTAAGGCTGGTGACTTGAATCACGCTCATGCCGTGGAAGGTTGCTATACTCGTGCTGTTGAGGTTTTGGGCGATGCTGAAGATAGCGTCAGATCTTCTGCAGTTCGTGCAGtaagtttctctttgattttatgAAATTGCGGTTGAAAGAATTGTTATAAGCTAATGATCTGATTATATCTAATTGGGGAGTTGGCAACTTTTCGAATGTTCAGGTCAGTGTATGGGGCAAAGTGATGATTGCATCCAAGGAGGAAGAGGTGGACAGAAGAGAATGTACAGATGCTGTGTTTCTCCAGGTAACTAGCTCCTCTTTGGCTTGTGTAGCATTTGAAGTCTATGAAATTACCAATTTCGTGTTTGGAGCTGTCTTATACCTAGCTACGAATTGATACAGTGACGAGTCAGTTTTGTGATATCCACTGTATGAAATAAACATGGTGAAGTTTTAAATTGTATTTTGCAAACGAGCTTAAATAACCAAATGTCTGATGTTTTCTTATAAACATGATTTCAGCTTTGTTCTATCGTGAGAGATATGAGTGTAGACGTGAGGGTTGAGGTCTTCAGGGGATTTGGGATTATAGGAACTGCATCAGAAAGCATTATATTgcaaacaatttctaaaaaattattggGAGCAGGAAAAGGGAAGAAACCGCAGAATCATCTTTCGAATGTATCAGCTGATGTCGCTGCTGCAGCTGGAGTTTTCATCCATGGTTTTGAAGATGAATTCTACGAGGTATACTTATAAGAAAAttcctttttcgttttgttaTGGTGCCTTTATGTGCAATCCTGTTAAGTAAGTTCCGTAGAAAAGAATTTAGttgagtttttattgtttctggACTTTTATTAACAGCATTTATATGCATCATTTTTGAAGGTACGGGAAGCTGCGGTTGACTCCTTCCACTCCCTCTCAGTAAATTCTATCAAATTCCCAGATGAAGCTGTTTACCTATTGATGGATATGCTATACGATGATTATATGGTTGTCAAGTTGAAAGCTTTAGATGCATTGCATCATATAGCAGACTCGGGGGACCTGAAGATACAGGAAACTTATATGCCCGCCGTAAGTCACCATATCTTCTgcctttttatttctttctattgTAATGAGTAGGCAAACAGCTTATGAGAATGCAGATGCAATACTTCTCTTGCTATACTTCATAACTTTGGTATGTTGTCTCGTGTGGTCCAGGTTTTATGCATATAACCAACCTCTATGAGTTTAGGCCCACTGAAGTAGCTCCATAATTCTTTGCACTCTAGGGCCTAATGCTTAACGAGACAATAAGTGATTTGGTACTAAACTAGCCTCGCTGCCACTGACTCCATGATtgtcacttggttctatttggCTATATCTTTGCTACGAGTTTTGATAAAGACCTTCTACTTGACTTTGCAGTTTTTGGAAGCTATTGTTGATACTTCTGAGAACATAAGAGTTGAGGCTAGAAACATTCTTAAACTGGCAAAGCTGCCTGATTTGAAGCTGGTCGACAAATGTGTTGATGGCGTCCTAAAAAGTTTAGAGATGTATCCACAGGTTGGTACAGTTATCTACAGAGATGAAGTAGCTTCTGATTTTATCaattctttccttttctttttcttcttctgaaccTTAATTTTCTTGCTATTTCATCCTAGGACGAACCTGATACCTTGTCTGCCCTGTTCCATTTCGGAAAAAAACACGCAAAGTTCTTAGCCAGTCTGGTTAAGAGATTTAGTGAAAAGGTAAACGAGAAACTTTTTAtcactctttttttgttaactataggcatataaattattttcattgCTTACTCTTGCATACTCTCCAGCTAGGGACAGCTTCCGGAAATAAATCTGAATTCAACAGCCAACACTTATCTGCATCTCTTATGCTGATAATCTCAGCCCCTCTctcaaacaaacaaagcatCACCTCCGTACCACCCCTGGCTTTTTCATATTCACTTGCAATGCTGGGGAAATTCTCTCGTGGACTTCATGAGATGATGGACCAGGATACGCTTTTGGCTTACTTGACTCATTGCACTATTCTTTCTGCTTCTTCGGGTACAGAATTCAACAAAGGAGATATATTTTTTCATGCATATAGGCACGGTAATGCAGATTTTGCTGGACACCCTGTCTTACTACCAAGCAAAGATATATCTAATGAGAGTAATCAAGCACTCAAGTTTGTTAACTATATACTGTTGAAGATAAAGGCTGCCTGGTTGTTATCACTATCAGGGTGCTCGAAAGAAGCACTCCGAGCGTTGAGGTTTTACAGCTTACAATCTATTAAAATTCCAGCCTCTGAATCATTGTTTCAGGTGTACCCTAACTAATgtgtttcttgtcttcttgtcCAGGGCTTGCAAACGGGAGTTAGCAATTTTGACAGCCGATTCTTCAATCTCCATTGGTGCATTGCAGTTTATGTGTCAGTACATTCACATAATAGAACTTCTCGCTCAAGTATGGTCTCATTTCGAATACTCAAGACACATCAGCACGTGCAGATCTGTAGAACTGGAAATACTGATGGAAGAGGTAGAGATAAAACTGATGGAGATAAGGTGTAGATTCACAGGCTTGTCTATGGAGGTGTCGTTAGTAATGGAGCTAGTAATTTTTGGTTGCTTGTTAAGGTTATATAGATTTGAGACTTGCTGCCGCCTTAGCTGCATGGAGAAGCTAACTTCAACGATATCTCAATTAGAGCTCCACCACGAACAACAATGCACCAAACCATCAGATTTTCTAACTGAAACTAAGAAGTCATTGCTAGAGATTGGGAGCTCTGCTAATATAAATTGCTGTAGACTGCTTCATCTCATCAAGATATTTAGTTGCTTCTCTCCGGAACAGTTTACGTTCTCTAGTAATCTGCAGTGTGTGAGCGCAGAGTTAGAGGTTCCTGGTAATGGTCCTTACAGTCCGATTTCGTTTTTGCCTGGTCTCCCAGTGGCTATTCAGTGTGAGATCACGCTGCTTAATGTCCCAAGGGATACCTGTTTGTGGCTGAGAATATCCAGAAGCGATGAAACTTGCCAGTTTGTGTACGTGGATCCAAACCTCTACAACGGAGAtgcgagagagaagaagttcaTGTTTAATGCAGTAACTTACATGACCCCGAGGGCTGCTATGTTCACATTGCGGGTCTCAATAGTCATGGAGTGTTTGTCTGAAGACATTTGTTACAGAAAAGGGCGTCATGGTCCCAAGCATCCAGTGGCCTATCTGTGTAAGGAAAGAGAAGTTCACCTAAACCTTGTTTCAAGAACCTACGGACGAACAGTTGACATTTTATGAATTTTGCAAAAAGTACTTATAGAGATTCTTGTTTTGAGAAATTGATCAGTGTGAGATAACTAAAAAAACTTTATACACTGCTAACTGTTAAAGCTAAAGCATATGCGTTAGTATTCCAACAATATCTTCAGCTATCACCTCCTTCAACAAGATTCAAAGTCCAGTCTAAGTGCAAGTTTAAGGTTAGCTGGCTGGTAAGTCAGATGTATTTCAAAGGCTATGCAGCcagctaacttttttttttattccgaGTTACCAGAATCTGCATTTTGAAGGCTTTTGCTACCCTGAGCGTCCTCGAACCACCGGGAAACGCATCCTTACACAACCTCCGACAACTGTTTTGCTTCCTCCGAGTTGTTATCTTCTGTGTTTAGACATGTGACCTGCTAAAAAAGGTCTATTCTGTCTGCCAACTCTTTTTATAACCAACTTTAAAAACTGTTGTATATTTCTTACAAAATGTCAAGCTCTGAACAATTAAATGACAAGTGAAATTAAATTCTGCCGTTTTTCACCAATAGTCATTGCAAGAACAAGAGCCGTTAGTAAAACAATGAAACCTATTGTTGTCTCTAACAACAATCTCTCGTCTAGTGATCTTCGATATCAACTTCATCACTTCATGACAATCTCCACACACCCTTAGATTCTTCACTACCCGAATCACTTGGCCATGATCCGTACTGATCAGCCCAAACGCAACAGCAAGCTTCTCGCTGTGATACCCCAAGACCCTttccttttcttcctcttcaacatCGAACATAACAAACTCTGTCGTTGGAACAAAACCCATAAGTCTCATTTCATTACCCAACTCTTCTAGCTTTCCATATATCTTGTCGCTAAGAGGATGAGATTTATCATCTGCTAGAAACTCATGGACCGTCCCTTCCAATTCTATCCAACTATATCCCGGGATCTTCTTCAGACCTTTCTTGTTCATATTGTCCCTCACTTCAGCCGCTTCGTCCCATCTGCCGTTCACAGAGTATATGTTGGATAATTGAACATAGTTTCCTGCATTCCATGGCTCCAAAGCTATGAGTTCTTTAAGAACAGTTTCTGCTAACCGCGTATCTTTGACCAGTCTGCATCCGCTCAGTAACGCTCCCCAGATTATCACGTTTGGCTTTAGGGGCATATCGCAGATCACACGGTATGCGTCATCTAACATCCCTGCTCTGCCCCAAAGATCTACCATGCAACCATAGTGTTCAACAGTGCGTTTCAAAGCGTAATCACAGCTCATGCTGTTAAAAAAACGAAGCCCGTCTTCAATTAGGCCAGCGTGAACGCACCCACAGAGCAGTCCAAGGAACGTGGACCCATCAGGTGAGATACCTAACTTCTCTGTTTGTCCAAAAACCGCAAATGCGAGCTTAACGTGGCCATTCTTGGCCAGACCAGAAATTGCAGCATTCATGATCACTATATCTTTCTCCTTCATTTCTTTAAATACTTCAAAACCTCGAGCCATAGCCCCACATTTCGCATACATGTCGATCAGGGCATTGGCCATAAACAGATTGTTCAAGAACTCATGCCTATCTATTAAACTGATACCCCACTCACCTAGATCAAGCGCTCCCAAGCTTgcacaagaagaaagaaacccgACAATNNNNNNNNNNNNNNNNNNNNNNNNNNNNNNNNNNNNNNNNNNNNNNNNNNNNNNNNNNNNNNNNNNNNNNNNNNNNNNNNNNNNNNNNNNNNNNNNNNNNNNNNNNNNNNNNNNNNNNNNNNNNNNNNNNNNNNNNNNNNNNNNNNNNNNNNNNNNNNNNNNNNNNNNNNNNNNNNNNNNNNNNNNNNNNNNNNNNNNNNNNNNNNNNNNNNNNNNNNNNNNNNNNNNNNNNNNNNNNNNNNNNNNNNNNNNNNNNNNNNNNNNNNNNNNNNNNNNNNNNNNNNNNNNNNNNNNNNNNNNNNNNNNNNNNNNNNNNNNNNNNNNNNNNNNNNNNNNNNNNNNNNNNNNNNNNNNNNNNNNNNNNNNNNNNNNNNNNNNNNNNNNNNNNNNNNNNNNNNNNNNNNNNNNNNNNNNNNNNNNNNNNNNNNNNNNNNNNNNNNNNNNNNNNNNNNNNNNNNNNNNNNNNNNNNNNNNNNNNNNNNNNNNNNNNNNNNNNNNNNNNNNNNNNNNNNNNNNNNNNNNNNNNNNNNNNNNNNNNNNNNNNNNNNNNNNNNNNNNNNNNNNNNNNNNNNNNNNNNNNNNNNNNNNNNNNNNNNNNNNNNNNNNNNNNNNNNNNNNNNNNNNNNNNNNNNNNNNNNNNNNNNNNNNNNNNNNNNNNNNNNNNNNNNNNNNNNNNNNNNNNNNNNNNNNNNNNNNNNNNNNNNNNNNNNNNNNNNNNNNNNNNNNNNNNNNNNNNNNNNNNNNNNNNNNNNNNNNNNNNNNNNNNNNNNNNNNNNNNNNNNNNNNNNNNNNNNNNNNNNNNNNNNNNNNNNNNNNNNNNNNNNNNNNNNNNNNNNNNNNNNNNNNNNNNNNNNNNNNNNNNNNNNNNNNNNNNNNNNNNNNNNNNNNNNNNNNNNNNNNNNNNNNNNNNNNNNNNNNNNNNNNNNNNNNNNNNNNNNNNNNNNNNNNNNNNNNNNNNNNNNNNNNNNNNNNNNNNNNNNNNNNNNNNNNNNNNNNNNNNNNNNNNNNNNNNNNNNNNNNNNNNNNNNNNNNNNNNNNNNNNNNNNNNNNNNNNNNNNNNNNNNNNNNNNNNNNNNNNNNNNNNNNNNNNNNNNNNNNNNNNNNNNNNNNNNNNNNNNNNNNNNNNNNNNNNNNNNNNNNNNNNNNNNNNNNNNNNNNNNNNNNNNNNNNNNNNNNNNNNNNNNNNNNNNNNNNNNNNNNNNNNNNNNNNNNNNNNNNNNNNNNNNNNNNNNNNNNNNNNNNNNNNNNNNNNNNNNNNNNN comes from Camelina sativa cultivar DH55 chromosome 19, Cs, whole genome shotgun sequence and encodes:
- the LOC104764570 gene encoding TOM1-like protein 2, with amino-acid sequence MVHPLVDRATSDLLIGPDWAMNLEICDMLNHEPGQTREVVSGIKKRLTSRTSKVQLLALTLLETIMNNCGELIHMQVAEKDILHKMVKMAKKKPNIQVREKILILIDTWQESFSGPQGRHPQYYAAYQELLRAGTVFPQRPHTTLSSGQTGLSITYPQSSRNARQAATDTSTESEFPTLSLTEIQNARGIMDVLAEMMNAIDKNNKEGLKQEVLVDLVGQCRTYKQRVVHLVNSTSDESLLCQGLALNDDLQRLLAKHESIASGNSMIEKEDKSKKEVPKDTTQIIDVGSSETKACTVVASATNGPKIDLLSGDDFETPNAENSLALVPLGPPQPSSPVATPDNSIVLIDMLSDNNCESSTPTSNPHAQNQMVQQHHSNGFGPAGHQEQPFYGQGSSGPVWNLQITQQHQQPSSPAYGNQPFSPSFSPPASPHYGGQNNNVLALPPPPWEAQSPSSSPQYSPTHPMQVTQVVITTHSHQPFGYNPQGGSPHPQNNNNNNNNLFGMFLPPMTGGHMPPFGHNPNVINNNYNPAMYGGGYGGGQAQPPQQYLLEQQMYGMSLQENGNNNTNPYQVSSHHQQQPLALNHPPMMKPMNKKPEDKLFGDLVELSKFKKPTSGLAGSM
- the LOC104764571 gene encoding protein SIEL, translated to MEEDDDSISLDTLASIRSLIINADTYDSVISSVFDFLTGLLSRGDSPILHHILKLLSDLSFRRKELAPQIFDSVLSNLLRLQNSAAVESLAVLASVSERYPSLAAALSKIDGEVFASICLGAPISSRLWLLRHAERFNVPSSVLFTLFLGFTKDPYPYIRKLALDGLISICKAGDLNHAHAVEGCYTRAVEVLGDAEDSVRSSAVRAVSVWGKVMIASKEEEVDRRECTDAVFLQLCSIVRDMSVDVRVEVFRGFGIIGTASESIILQTISKKLLGAGKGKKPQNHLSNVSADVAAAAGVFIHGFEDEFYEVREAAVDSFHSLSVNSIKFPDEAVYLLMDMLYDDYMVVKLKALDALHHIADSGDLKIQETYMPAFLEAIVDTSENIRVEARNILKLAKLPDLKLVDKCVDGVLKSLEMYPQDEPDTLSALFHFGKKHAKFLASLVKRFSEKLGTASGNKSEFNSQHLSASLMLIISAPLSNKQSITSVPPLAFSYSLAMLGKFSRGLHEMMDQDTLLAYLTHCTILSASSGTEFNKGDIFFHAYRHGNADFAGHPVLLPSKDISNESNQALKFVNYILLKIKAAWLLSLSGCSKEALRALRACKRELAILTADSSISIGALQFMCQYIHIIELLAQVWSHFEYSRHISTCRSVELEILMEEVEIKLMEIRCRFTGLSMEVSLVMELVIFGCLLRLYRFETCCRLSCMEKLTSTISQLELHHEQQCTKPSDFLTETKKSLLEIGSSANINCCRLLHLIKIFSCFSPEQFTFSSNLQCVSAELEVPGNGPYSPISFLPGLPVAIQCEITLLNVPRDTCLWLRISRSDETCQFVYVDPNLYNGDAREKKFMFNAVTYMTPRAAMFTLRVSIVMECLSEDICYRKGRHGPKHPVAYLCKEREVHLNLVSRTYGRTVDIL
- the LOC109130773 gene encoding putative pentatricopeptide repeat-containing protein At3g08820 — translated: IVGFLSSCASLGALDLGEWGISLIDRHEFLNNLFMANALIDMYAKCGAMARGFEVFKEMKEKDIVIMNAAISGLAKNGHVKLAFAVFGQTEKLGISPDGSTFLGLLCGCVHAGLIEDGLRFFNSMSCDYALKRTVEHYGCMVDLWGRAGMLDDAYRVICDMPLKPNVIIWGALLSGCRLVKDTRLAETVLKELIALEPWNAGNYVQLSNIYSVNGRWDEAAEVRDNMNKKGLKKIPGYSWIELEGTVHEFLADDKSHPLSDKIYGKLEELGNEMRLMGFVPTTEFVMFDVEEEEKERVLGYHSEKLAVAFGLISTDHGQVIRVVKNLRVCGDCHEVMKLISKITRREIVVRDNNRFHCFTNGSCSCNDYW